The Bacteroidales bacterium genome includes the window TTCATAAAGTAATCTTTGAAATCATTGATCAGAAATACGGTTTTATCAAAGATATCTTTATTGATGCAGCGGTTCATCAAAATCGTTTCTGCGCCGAACATTTCAGGCACTTCTGTTAACACAGTACTTCCACCTTGCGCAATAAGGAAATCCGAGAAAACACCTAATAACGGGTTAGCGGTAATTCCTGAAAATCCATCGGAGCCGCCGCATTTTAACCCGATTTTTAATTCGGAAACAGGAATATCTTCACGAACATCCTGTGATGCTACGTCATATATTTCCCGGAGAAGTTGCATGCCTGTTTCATATTCATCTTCCACTTTTTGTGTTTCCATGAATTTCACCCGCGATTCGTCAATGTCACCTAATAATTCACGGAATGCATCGATCTGGTTGTTCTCGCAACCTAACCCGACGACCAATACTCCTCCTGAATTCGGGTGAAATACCATGTCGCGAAGTATTTTACGCGTATTTTCATGGTCATCACCCAATTGAGAACAACCATAATTATGCGGGTAAGCGACGATGGCATCAATATTTTTCAATACTGTTTCCTGCCGGAGTTCCTCTGCCAACCGGTTTACCGTACCATTGACGCAGCCAACGGTCGGAATGATCCAGATCTCATTACGGACGCCAACTTCTCCGTTTGCACGTTTATACCCTTTGAATGTTAAATGACGGTTGGGTATTTCTATGTCTGTATTGTGAGGTGTATACCTGTAATCAAGCAAACCATCAAGGTTGGTTTTGATGTTTTTCTCGTTGACCCAATCGCCTTGTCTGATGTCCTTACAGGCATGTCCGATCGGATAACCGTATTTGATGACG containing:
- a CDS encoding altronate dehydratase family protein, with translation MKYLKINPADNVVVAIIDLHKGEKVTIDHMSIVLNMDIPMGHKFALTDIAAEENVIKYGYPIGHACKDIRQGDWVNEKNIKTNLDGLLDYRYTPHNTDIEIPNRHLTFKGYKRANGEVGVRNEIWIIPTVGCVNGTVNRLAEELRQETVLKNIDAIVAYPHNYGCSQLGDDHENTRKILRDMVFHPNSGGVLVVGLGCENNQIDAFRELLGDIDESRVKFMETQKVEDEYETGMQLLREIYDVASQDVREDIPVSELKIGLKCGGSDGFSGITANPLLGVFSDFLIAQGGSTVLTEVPEMFGAETILMNRCINKDIFDKTVFLINDFKDYFMKNNQPVYENPSPGNKAGGISTLEEKSLGCTQKCGKSWVKDVLPYGERIKTKGLNLLSAPGNDLVAATALASSGCHMVLFTTGRGTPFGTYVPTLKISTNTPLYEKKPGWIDFNAGSIVENETIAEVNERFISYIVRIASGEPVNNEKKGYREIAIFKTGVTL